The Suricata suricatta isolate VVHF042 unplaced genomic scaffold, meerkat_22Aug2017_6uvM2_HiC HiC_scaffold_40173, whole genome shotgun sequence genomic interval TCAAGCTATAGATGATAGGGTTGAAAAAGGGAGCCAGAACGGCAAACATCAGTGCAATGACTGTGTCCAATGTTGGTGGGAAAGTGGCGGAGAAACGCAGGTACATGAGGGACACACTGCCATAGAACATCAGAAAGACACCAAGATGAGATGCACAGGTAGAAAAGGCCTTCTGGCGGCCATCAACAGAAGGGATCCTCAGGATCACAGTGATGATTCTGACATAAGACAGAGTGATAATCAGGACAGAGAAGATGATGGCCACAGCATGGATCACATCTTCA includes:
- the LOC115285095 gene encoding olfactory receptor 6K3-like, encoding CIFGFLVLLPEIVWISTLPFCGPNQIHQIFCDFEPVLRLACTDTSMILVEDVIHAVAIIFSVLIITLSYVRIITVILRIPSVDGRQKAFSTCASHLGVFLMFYGSVSLMYLRFSATFPPTLDTVIALMFAVLAPFFNPIIYSLRNKDMKIAIKKLLCLQKGFNAST